From one Notolabrus celidotus isolate fNotCel1 chromosome 2, fNotCel1.pri, whole genome shotgun sequence genomic stretch:
- the LOC117833001 gene encoding LOW QUALITY PROTEIN: chemokine XC receptor 1-like (The sequence of the model RefSeq protein was modified relative to this genomic sequence to represent the inferred CDS: inserted 7 bases in 6 codons; substituted 3 bases at 3 genomic stop codons), translating to MNSSNDSIYDPDYEDQVCEKEEVVIFGSXCYILFFFSVVITLSLTGNILLLIILXLYENLKSLTNIFIXNLAISDLVFTFGLPFWAIYDTQGWVFSETLCKIVSFISSLGXYSSILFLTSMTIYRYLAVVHPLSCLKTXELQHRIFVSFLLWVISIGAAMPSLLYSSIVSIPQNRXTLPGCDYXTAQIKNIAVIQQNAFFXVCFVVIAFCYIRILGKIMRARSKTKNRAVKLVFCIVAVFFLGWVPYNVVIFLRILADNLVGPFQDCDISIRLDYAYSVCRFIAFFHCCLNPVFYAFVGAKFRSHLKSVLRRMLIXQRSVEEQQVTMQNFSRGSMY from the exons ATGAACTCCTCCAATGACAGCATTTATGACCCCGACTATGAGGATCAAGTCTGTGAAAAAGAAGAGGTGGTCATATTTGGATCCTGATGCTATatcctgtttttcttctccGTTGTGATCACACTGAGCCTCACAGGAAACATCCTTCTGCTTATCATCC GGTTGTACGAAAACCTCAAGTCTCTTACCAACATTTTCA CTAACCTGGCCATCTCCGACCTCGTCTTCACTTTCGGTCTTCCTTTCTGGGCAATTTACGACACCCAGGGATGGGTTTTTTCAGAGACCCTCTGCAAAATTGTGTCATTTATTTCTTCACTGGG TTACAGCAGCATTCTCTTCCTGACCAGCATGACCATCTACAGGTATCTAGCTGTGGTTCACCCTCTTTCTTGCTTAAAGACGTAAGAGCTTCAGCACAGGATTTTTGTGTCTTTCCTCCTGTGGGTGATCAGTATTGGAGCAGCCATGCCCTCTCTGCTCTACAGTTCCATAGTCTCAATCCCCCAAAACCGGTAAACACTCCCGGGCTGTGATT AAACAGCCCAGATCAAAAACATTGCTGTAATCCAACAGAATGCTttct ttgtttgctttgtagTGATTGCTTTTTGCTACATTCGAATCCTAGGAAAGATCATGAGAGCGAGatccaaaacaaagaacagagctGTTAAATTAGTCTTCTGCATTGTTGCTGTGTTCTTCCTCGGCTGGGTGCCGTACAATGTGGTCATCTTTCTGAGGATTTTGGCTGATAATCTGGTCGGACCATTTCAAGACTGTGACATAAGCATACGGCTTGACTatgcatacagtgtgtgcaggtTTATTGCATTCTTCCACTGCTGCCTGAACCCTGTGTTTTATGCTTTTGTGGGTGCAAAGTTTAGGAGCCATTTGAAGTCTGTGCTGCGTCGTATGCTTA TGCAGAGGtcagttgaggagcagcaggttACAATGCAAAATTTCTCACGTGGATCTATGTACTAG